The following proteins are co-located in the Sporolactobacillus pectinivorans genome:
- a CDS encoding glycoside hydrolase domain-containing protein, which translates to MDQMVLEVQQWLNQTYGQNTQYTNVFGGNLIDENGETGQQVEQALIAGLQIELGIATPTGTFGPETEAAFTTMSIRSSDDLTTPTNKEYILQGGFWCKGYNPGGFTGIFYTDTQAAVEEFESDAGINQDGVVTAMIMKAILNTDPFVLDANGDANIRVIQQSLNNQYNAYTGLLQTNGLYSRETNTALIYALQCEEGLSPSEATGTFGPTTTADCPTLSLNDSRTNFVKILEYALYCNGTDYDPKNFNGVYDSNVAAAVESFQQAMVLPVTGVANMTTIKGLMTSAGDTSRDALACDCATILNDTTVQIVKSAGFNYVGRYLTGTANGVSKAMTTSELQSIFSAGLSVFPIYEDGGYQESYFNYDQGYSDAQVAFETAKTLGIPGTTRIYFAVDYDALQSDITSNVVPYFQGIHDAYSEQTTPSYEAGVYGDRNVCQNVSQYVSGYFVADMSTGWSGNLGFTIPTGWSFDQFTTITIGDSTAGYFQVDMDAYSGVDQGFNSIDTAAPSAEQIATAQYAAVLPLVHSIPDLEDYFNTTEALEEEVEFTVVDTPFLEVDFSFSGKIAPKGEHAVTITVTNGTTLGTEFDVFGGLTTLGSETTPNIDMTDPESYITQFAAAINEGNIEYEIKTPEDPNEVLEVSMTAIFKNVAVVTGYDTELQAELTFKYRNSDDFPDVTLPNCDTIYNLNNESGQLPYSAVSYQSLGSLKNTFGYVGLGAAALGVTYAAGTYITDVIIPFLMEVAAAAA; encoded by the coding sequence ATGGATCAAATGGTACTCGAAGTTCAGCAATGGCTGAACCAAACTTATGGTCAGAATACTCAGTACACGAACGTTTTTGGTGGTAATTTAATTGATGAGAATGGAGAAACTGGACAGCAGGTTGAACAAGCGCTGATCGCTGGATTGCAGATTGAGCTAGGAATTGCTACGCCAACAGGTACTTTTGGTCCGGAAACAGAAGCAGCCTTTACAACCATGTCTATTCGATCATCCGATGACTTAACGACACCAACAAATAAAGAATATATTCTACAAGGAGGTTTTTGGTGTAAGGGTTATAATCCAGGAGGATTCACAGGAATCTTTTACACGGACACTCAGGCCGCAGTTGAAGAGTTTGAATCAGATGCAGGAATCAACCAGGATGGTGTCGTTACGGCCATGATCATGAAGGCGATTCTAAATACGGATCCATTTGTCCTTGATGCTAATGGTGACGCGAATATCAGAGTCATTCAGCAAAGCTTAAATAACCAATATAATGCTTACACAGGACTGTTGCAGACAAACGGTCTTTATAGTCGAGAGACCAACACAGCGCTCATTTATGCCCTGCAGTGTGAGGAAGGATTATCCCCTTCAGAAGCTACAGGCACTTTTGGGCCGACGACAACCGCAGATTGCCCTACCCTTTCTTTAAACGACTCTAGGACAAATTTTGTGAAGATTCTCGAATACGCTCTTTATTGTAATGGTACTGATTATGATCCTAAGAACTTCAATGGGGTTTATGATAGCAATGTTGCAGCTGCCGTTGAAAGTTTTCAGCAAGCGATGGTTCTGCCAGTCACGGGTGTAGCCAATATGACGACCATCAAAGGATTGATGACAAGCGCTGGCGATACTTCAAGAGATGCCTTAGCGTGTGACTGTGCAACAATCCTAAACGATACAACGGTACAAATTGTGAAAAGCGCCGGTTTCAATTATGTAGGGCGATACTTAACTGGTACAGCGAATGGTGTTTCTAAGGCAATGACTACAAGCGAACTACAGTCCATTTTTAGCGCCGGTTTGAGTGTTTTTCCAATTTACGAAGATGGGGGATATCAAGAGAGCTATTTTAACTATGATCAGGGTTATTCAGATGCTCAAGTTGCCTTTGAAACTGCAAAGACTTTGGGAATCCCAGGTACAACCAGAATCTATTTCGCGGTAGATTACGATGCCTTACAGAGTGACATTACGTCAAATGTTGTTCCATACTTCCAAGGCATTCATGATGCGTACTCAGAACAAACTACTCCCTCATATGAGGCAGGTGTTTATGGTGACAGAAACGTATGTCAGAATGTTTCTCAATACGTCAGCGGCTATTTTGTTGCAGACATGTCGACTGGATGGAGCGGTAATCTTGGTTTTACCATTCCTACTGGATGGTCATTTGATCAATTTACAACGATTACTATTGGTGATTCCACTGCAGGTTATTTCCAAGTTGATATGGATGCTTATTCAGGCGTGGATCAGGGATTCAATTCAATTGATACAGCTGCGCCATCAGCTGAACAAATCGCTACCGCTCAGTATGCTGCCGTCTTACCATTAGTCCATAGCATTCCTGACCTAGAGGATTATTTCAATACAACAGAGGCTCTTGAAGAAGAAGTAGAATTTACAGTGGTAGACACTCCATTTCTCGAAGTTGATTTTAGTTTTTCAGGGAAAATCGCACCTAAGGGAGAGCACGCAGTTACTATTACGGTAACAAATGGAACAACACTTGGAACCGAATTCGACGTATTCGGAGGATTGACAACCTTGGGGAGCGAGACGACCCCAAACATTGATATGACGGATCCCGAAAGTTATATAACACAATTTGCTGCAGCGATTAATGAAGGAAATATAGAATATGAGATAAAGACTCCGGAGGATCCAAATGAAGTTTTGGAAGTTTCGATGACGGCTATTTTTAAAAATGTTGCGGTTGTTACAGGATACGATACCGAATTACAAGCAGAGCTTACATTCAAGTACCGAAATAGTGACGATTTTCCAGATGTCACTTTGCCCAATTGTGATACCATTTATAATCTGAATAATGAAAGTGGCCAACTTCCATATTCAGCTGTATCTTATCAATCACTTGGTTCATTAAAAAATACGTTTGGTTACGTCGGCCTTGGAGCTGCTGCTCTTGGTGTTACTTATGCAGCTGGTACTTATATTACAGATGTAATTATACCGTTTTTAATGGAAGTAGCAGCAGCAGCTGCATAA
- a CDS encoding phage holin family protein: MYEFLLILMALDVISGLLKAIKQKKLKSGAIRNGLLKKSGVVLSLILSSILDTLVNRGTPIFQTVMTLIAICDESLSIIENLTILGVSFPKVITSRLNNLEEQDTETTNTKTSK; encoded by the coding sequence ATGTATGAATTTCTTTTGATTCTCATGGCTCTTGATGTTATTTCGGGATTATTGAAAGCCATTAAACAAAAAAAACTTAAATCAGGAGCCATTAGAAATGGACTCTTAAAGAAATCGGGAGTTGTTCTCTCGCTCATACTTTCATCCATTTTAGACACATTGGTCAACCGTGGAACACCTATTTTTCAGACCGTAATGACACTTATTGCTATTTGTGACGAAAGCCTGTCTATCATCGAAAATCTAACGATCCTTGGTGTCTCATTCCCAAAAGTTATAACGAGTAGGTTAAACAATCTAGAGGAACAAGACACCGAAACAACAAATACAAAGACTAGTAAATAA
- a CDS encoding ArpU family phage packaging/lysis transcriptional regulator: protein MEEMDKKKVENSISIVKNSLLNCRYIFVKITKTPFVITGDQIKLRNDWLEKIEDIERKTLIDISHTVNSLDVEQKKIIFYKYLSFQSMYDFEIQNSLALSQRTYYRKKRSALIKLALALGFLQVMITV, encoded by the coding sequence ATGGAAGAAATGGACAAGAAAAAAGTAGAAAATTCTATTAGCATAGTGAAGAATTCCCTACTTAATTGTCGCTATATTTTTGTAAAAATAACAAAAACCCCTTTTGTTATTACGGGCGACCAAATTAAACTGAGAAATGATTGGCTTGAAAAAATCGAAGACATTGAGAGAAAAACGCTAATTGACATTTCCCATACGGTGAATTCATTAGATGTTGAGCAAAAAAAGATCATCTTTTACAAATATTTATCATTCCAAAGCATGTACGACTTTGAAATACAAAATAGTTTGGCGCTTTCACAAAGAACATATTATCGAAAGAAAAGAAGTGCGCTAATCAAGCTTGCCCTAGCTTTAGGATTTTTACAAGTGATGATAACGGTCTAA